The following proteins are co-located in the Candidatus Avedoeria danica genome:
- the hemG gene encoding protoporphyrinogen oxidase: MATSIGVGRVVAARHDDSVDPVGRIVVVGGGITGLAAAWHARRLAAEAGRSVDIVVLEAGDRIGGKVHTVRRDGWVIEAAPDSFLTTKPWARDLALALGLGDRLVSQRPGGRRVFVLHDGALVPLPAGFRLAAPTDLGAFLRTPLVSWPGKLRALLDLVRPARREEGDESMADFVRRRMGREVLERLAAPLMAGIHVGDPERLSIEATFPQLAALERRHGSLIRGLRRSATDRPKDGAGAAATFASLSGGVGDLVDALATDLGGIVRTRSVVARIARDGRVGAARDDHTPFTVTLADGSTIGADAVIVATPGPATARLIADVAPEAARIAGAVRHVSSATVSLGYRRDDVAHPLDGLGIIVPRSEGVRWLACSWSSSKWDGRAPDGHVLVRLFYGGDGRESEAELDEGTLVEWAKEDAGAVLGATGAPVIAHAFRWVKGNPQYDVGHEGRVNAAAAACPAALVLAGATWRGVGVPDCVRQAIGAAETVLGAIHPRSDGQSI, encoded by the coding sequence GTGGCGACGTCGATCGGTGTCGGTCGCGTCGTTGCAGCGAGGCACGACGATTCCGTTGATCCCGTTGGCCGCATCGTCGTCGTCGGCGGCGGGATCACGGGATTGGCGGCGGCGTGGCATGCCCGGCGATTGGCGGCGGAGGCTGGACGGTCGGTCGACATCGTCGTGCTCGAGGCGGGCGATCGCATCGGCGGGAAGGTGCACACCGTTCGGCGCGACGGCTGGGTCATCGAGGCCGCACCGGACAGCTTTCTGACGACGAAGCCGTGGGCCCGCGACCTGGCGTTGGCGCTGGGGCTGGGCGATCGGTTGGTCTCGCAGCGGCCGGGCGGGCGGCGGGTGTTCGTGCTGCATGACGGCGCCCTCGTGCCGCTGCCGGCCGGCTTCCGCCTGGCCGCACCGACGGACCTCGGCGCGTTCCTGCGCACACCGCTCGTGTCGTGGCCCGGCAAGCTGCGCGCGCTGCTCGACCTCGTGCGCCCGGCGCGGCGCGAGGAAGGCGACGAGAGCATGGCGGACTTCGTCCGGCGGCGGATGGGCCGCGAGGTGCTCGAGCGGCTGGCGGCGCCGCTCATGGCCGGCATCCACGTCGGCGATCCGGAGCGGCTGAGCATCGAGGCGACGTTCCCGCAGCTCGCGGCTCTCGAACGGCGCCACGGCAGCCTGATACGCGGTCTGCGCCGCTCCGCCACGGATCGCCCGAAGGACGGCGCGGGCGCGGCGGCGACGTTCGCGAGCCTCTCGGGCGGCGTCGGTGACCTCGTCGACGCGTTGGCGACCGATCTCGGCGGGATCGTGCGCACGCGGTCGGTGGTGGCGCGGATCGCACGGGACGGGCGGGTCGGTGCCGCCCGCGATGACCATACCCCGTTCACGGTGACGCTGGCCGACGGGTCGACCATCGGCGCCGACGCCGTGATCGTGGCGACGCCGGGTCCGGCGACGGCCCGGCTCATCGCGGACGTGGCGCCCGAGGCGGCGCGAATCGCGGGAGCGGTGCGCCACGTCTCGTCGGCCACGGTTTCGCTCGGCTACCGCCGCGACGACGTGGCGCACCCACTCGACGGACTGGGGATCATCGTGCCCCGTTCCGAGGGCGTGCGGTGGCTGGCGTGCTCGTGGTCGTCGTCCAAGTGGGACGGGCGGGCGCCGGACGGCCATGTGCTCGTGCGGCTGTTCTACGGGGGCGATGGGCGCGAGTCCGAGGCCGAGCTGGACGAGGGGACGCTCGTCGAATGGGCCAAGGAGGACGCGGGCGCGGTGCTCGGCGCCACGGGTGCGCCGGTGATCGCCCACGCATTTCGTTGGGTGAAGGGCAACCCGCAGTACGACGTCGGTCACGAGGGGCGGGTCAACGCGGCGGCGGCGGCATGCCCCGCCGCGCTCGTGCTTGCGGGCGCGACGTGGCGCGGGGTTGGCGTTCCGGACTGCGTGCGGCAGGCGATCGGCGCGGCGGAGACGGTGCTCGGTGCAATCCATCCCCGATCTGACGGCCAATCGATCTGA
- a CDS encoding sigma-70 family RNA polymerase sigma factor: MALSDHDMQTHDHDHEADHRPAADEAVPTDEWADIEHMADAIDEMLADFDVSQRILTDELLDFDLDSLPVHIRHHAYDLTGIDSDDTVSLYLREVGNIPLLKAEEEVDLAQRIERGLEAALRLSANGVNGAAHHQFAALVDDGEAARHHLTKANSRLVIAMAKKYMNQGVPFLDLIQEGNLGLMKAVEKFDWRRGFKFSTYATWWVRQAITRAIADQGRTIRVPVHMSDRIRRLFQVSRQLEQTLGREPALEELAAELDLPVKKVQWMMRIARNPLSLEKPVGEDQDSELGDFIEDDDQPSPAEAAAYAMLRDEIETMLMALPPREARVLELRFGLLDGQTHTLKEVGEKFGVTRERIRQIETEALARLRDTHRAGRLRAFLEAD, encoded by the coding sequence ATGGCGCTGTCAGACCATGACATGCAAACTCATGACCATGACCACGAAGCCGATCACCGACCTGCCGCCGACGAGGCCGTGCCGACGGACGAATGGGCCGACATCGAGCACATGGCCGACGCGATCGACGAGATGCTCGCCGACTTCGACGTCTCGCAGAGAATTCTCACCGATGAGCTGCTGGACTTCGACCTCGACTCGCTGCCCGTCCACATCCGGCACCATGCCTACGACCTGACGGGCATCGATTCCGATGACACCGTCAGCCTCTACTTGCGCGAGGTCGGCAACATCCCGCTCCTCAAGGCCGAGGAGGAGGTGGATCTGGCCCAGCGCATCGAACGTGGCCTCGAGGCGGCGCTGCGCCTTTCGGCCAACGGCGTCAACGGCGCGGCCCACCATCAGTTCGCCGCGCTCGTCGACGATGGAGAGGCGGCGCGGCACCACCTGACGAAGGCGAACAGCCGCTTGGTCATCGCCATGGCCAAGAAGTACATGAACCAGGGCGTACCGTTCCTCGACCTCATCCAAGAGGGCAACCTCGGGCTGATGAAGGCGGTCGAGAAGTTCGACTGGCGACGCGGCTTCAAGTTCAGCACGTACGCCACGTGGTGGGTCCGCCAGGCGATCACGCGGGCGATAGCAGATCAAGGGCGCACGATCCGTGTGCCCGTGCACATGTCGGACCGCATCCGTCGCCTCTTTCAGGTCAGCCGCCAGCTCGAGCAGACGCTGGGCCGCGAGCCGGCACTCGAGGAGTTGGCGGCCGAACTCGACCTGCCGGTGAAGAAGGTGCAGTGGATGATGCGCATCGCGCGCAATCCGCTGTCCCTCGAGAAGCCGGTCGGCGAGGACCAGGACTCGGAGCTCGGCGACTTCATCGAAGACGACGACCAGCCATCGCCAGCCGAGGCCGCTGCGTACGCGATGCTGCGCGACGAGATCGAGACGATGCTCATGGCGCTACCGCCGCGTGAGGCGCGCGTCCTCGAGCTTCGGTTCGGGTTGCTCGACGGCCAGACCCACACGTTGAAAGAGGTCGGCGAGAAGTTCGGGGTCACCCGCGAGCGGATCCGGCAGATCGAGACCGAGGCGCTTGCCCGACTTCGCGACACCCACCGCGCCGGCCGTCTCCGCGCCTTCCTCGAGGCCGACTGA
- a CDS encoding acyl-CoA thioesterase, which produces MDDDLSPKPPSASVARSVFLTFPNDANVHGTVFGGRVMSWIDEIGALAAMRHARKPVVTVLIDAVGFCVPIRVGDFAVVEAVVTRAWTTSMEIWVKVETEDPFEDTRQNAAQAFLTFVAVDTAGAPQPVRPVLPETDDEKTRFAEAQARREQRLAARRG; this is translated from the coding sequence GTGGACGACGACCTCAGTCCAAAACCCCCCTCGGCCTCGGTTGCACGGTCCGTCTTCCTGACGTTCCCGAACGACGCGAACGTCCACGGCACCGTCTTCGGCGGCCGCGTCATGAGTTGGATCGACGAGATCGGTGCACTGGCCGCAATGCGCCATGCCCGCAAGCCCGTCGTCACCGTCCTCATCGATGCCGTGGGTTTCTGCGTCCCGATCCGCGTCGGTGACTTCGCCGTTGTCGAGGCCGTCGTCACCCGAGCCTGGACAACCTCGATGGAGATCTGGGTGAAGGTCGAGACCGAGGACCCGTTCGAAGACACCCGCCAGAACGCCGCCCAGGCGTTCCTGACGTTCGTCGCCGTCGACACGGCTGGCGCGCCGCAGCCCGTGCGGCCCGTCCTGCCCGAGACGGACGACGAGAAGACCCGCTTCGCCGAAGCCCAGGCGCGCCGCGAGCAACGCCTCGCGGCGCGGCGCGGCTGA
- a CDS encoding HlyC/CorC family transporter, translated as MSAVDLTSFAAAFTIGLLAGWLGRPWWSRRLGRIGLVDVRDEALRTFVAAESGDETLGESSIERIEEMFEGVVELGQAKAREVMVPRVDIVSIPDTVTLDEALDCIIAEGHSRIPVHHETLDSVVGILYAKDLLKRFRDRDFKASVTDLVRPPTFVPESKPVDELLRELQASKVHIAIVVDEYGGTAGLVTIEDILEEIVGEIRDEYDPEETDVESLDAMAGRGTFKATAHIDAVNDLLDLHLPADDDVETVGGLVFSALGRVPSPGDSATIGDARIEVLDVEGSRILRVRVVRLRTEAAARPDPGANDGARPLSSHA; from the coding sequence ATGTCCGCCGTCGATCTCACGTCATTCGCCGCCGCCTTTACCATCGGCCTGCTCGCGGGCTGGCTCGGCCGCCCGTGGTGGTCGCGCCGTCTCGGGCGCATCGGCCTCGTCGATGTGCGCGACGAGGCGCTGCGGACGTTCGTTGCCGCCGAATCCGGCGACGAGACACTCGGGGAGTCGTCGATCGAGCGAATCGAGGAGATGTTCGAGGGCGTCGTCGAGCTTGGACAGGCCAAGGCGCGCGAGGTGATGGTGCCGCGTGTCGACATCGTGAGCATTCCGGATACCGTGACGCTCGACGAGGCACTCGACTGCATCATCGCCGAAGGGCACTCGCGGATCCCGGTCCACCACGAGACGCTCGACTCGGTGGTCGGGATCCTGTACGCCAAGGACCTGCTCAAGCGCTTTCGCGACCGGGACTTCAAGGCCTCGGTGACCGATCTCGTCCGTCCGCCGACGTTCGTTCCCGAGAGCAAGCCGGTCGACGAGCTGCTGCGCGAGCTGCAGGCCAGCAAGGTCCACATCGCCATCGTCGTCGACGAGTACGGCGGCACGGCCGGCCTCGTCACGATCGAGGACATCCTCGAGGAGATCGTCGGCGAGATCCGGGACGAGTACGACCCCGAGGAAACGGACGTCGAGTCGCTCGACGCGATGGCCGGGCGCGGCACGTTCAAGGCCACCGCCCACATCGACGCGGTGAACGATCTCCTCGATCTGCACCTGCCCGCCGACGACGACGTCGAAACGGTCGGCGGCCTCGTCTTCTCAGCCCTCGGCCGCGTGCCGAGTCCGGGCGACAGCGCGACGATCGGCGACGCGCGCATCGAGGTTCTCGACGTCGAAGGTTCACGCATCCTGCGGGTCCGGGTCGTGCGCCTTCGCACCGAAGCGGCCGCTCGGCCGGATCCAGGCGCGAACGACGGCGCACGGCCGTTGTCGTCGCACGCCTGA
- the cdd gene encoding cytidine deaminase → MSPTALPDLAALVAVARAARANAYAPYSRYAVGSAVLTDDGRTFSGVNVENASYGATVCAERVAVWTAVAAGARRVVAVAVVTAGGGSPCGLCRQVLAEFADAAMPIAMAAPDGDPTVRTLGELLPLAWTAADLTR, encoded by the coding sequence GTGTCCCCGACCGCCCTGCCCGACCTCGCCGCCCTCGTCGCTGTCGCCCGTGCGGCGCGCGCGAACGCGTACGCACCCTATTCCCGCTACGCCGTCGGCTCCGCCGTTCTGACCGACGATGGCCGCACGTTTTCGGGCGTCAACGTCGAGAACGCGTCGTATGGCGCCACGGTCTGCGCCGAACGAGTCGCCGTATGGACCGCGGTCGCGGCCGGGGCACGGCGCGTCGTGGCCGTCGCCGTCGTGACCGCGGGCGGGGGATCACCGTGCGGGCTGTGCCGCCAGGTTCTGGCCGAGTTCGCCGACGCAGCGATGCCGATCGCCATGGCCGCGCCGGACGGTGATCCGACGGTCCGGACGCTCGGCGAGCTGCTGCCGCTCGCCTGGACGGCCGCCGACCTGACGCGGTAG
- a CDS encoding NTP transferase domain-containing protein yields the protein MRAIVLAGGAGNRSHPLGVQRPKSLFPLLGRPLIGWVLEALADAGVPDAVIVTGPGEGGIRTALGDRAFGVALRYATQASPRGQADALRAARAEAGDGPVLVLNANDAYDPRVLARVVRSVESGGDVVLVGRRTTEPERFGIMVFDGDEDSVHGAGDDADPSAAGGPRLVGVVEKPPRQAAPSDVAVVGVYGFSHAIWAALDATPDGPTDDAFERAYGSLIARGSAKWLPYDGPFASFKHPWDVLAVGDVLFERARCRQIDPTARISDSAVIDGDVILAAGVRVFEHAVIRGPAYLGPGCIVGNGALIRGGVSLGAHCVVGYRTEISHSMIGDHTWTHMNYVGDSVIGDNCSLGAGTITANLRFDEGPIRVAVGDEIVSTGRPYFGVIMADDCRTGCNAVLLPGRKIGPNSIVGPGVVLDADLPPGMMATLAGGAYTLRDNPIDVSALSRADRMRAVAGS from the coding sequence ATGCGCGCCATCGTTCTCGCCGGCGGCGCCGGCAACCGGAGCCATCCGCTGGGCGTTCAGCGCCCGAAGTCGCTCTTCCCGCTCCTCGGCAGGCCGCTGATCGGCTGGGTGCTCGAAGCGCTGGCCGACGCGGGTGTACCGGATGCCGTGATCGTCACCGGGCCGGGCGAGGGAGGCATACGAACGGCCTTGGGCGACCGCGCCTTCGGCGTGGCGCTGCGTTATGCGACCCAGGCCTCTCCGCGCGGCCAAGCCGATGCCCTCCGTGCGGCCCGCGCCGAGGCGGGCGACGGTCCGGTCCTCGTCCTCAACGCCAACGACGCCTACGACCCGCGCGTGCTTGCGCGCGTCGTCCGCTCCGTGGAGTCGGGCGGCGATGTCGTCCTTGTCGGGCGGCGGACGACGGAGCCGGAGCGATTTGGGATCATGGTCTTCGACGGCGACGAGGACTCGGTCCATGGAGCGGGCGACGATGCCGATCCATCGGCAGCCGGAGGCCCTCGCCTCGTCGGTGTCGTCGAGAAGCCGCCGCGCCAGGCGGCGCCAAGTGATGTCGCCGTCGTCGGCGTCTATGGCTTCAGCCATGCGATCTGGGCCGCGCTCGACGCCACCCCCGACGGGCCGACGGACGATGCGTTCGAACGCGCATACGGCAGCCTCATCGCGCGCGGGAGCGCGAAGTGGCTGCCCTACGATGGCCCGTTCGCGTCGTTCAAGCACCCGTGGGACGTGCTCGCGGTCGGCGACGTGCTGTTCGAGCGGGCGCGGTGCCGCCAGATCGACCCGACGGCCCGCATCTCGGACTCGGCCGTCATCGATGGCGACGTGATCCTTGCCGCAGGCGTACGCGTGTTCGAGCACGCCGTGATCCGTGGGCCGGCGTACCTCGGGCCCGGCTGTATCGTCGGCAACGGGGCGCTGATCCGCGGCGGCGTCAGTCTGGGGGCGCATTGCGTCGTCGGATACCGCACCGAGATCAGCCACAGCATGATCGGCGATCACACCTGGACGCACATGAACTATGTCGGCGACTCCGTCATCGGGGACAACTGCTCGCTCGGCGCCGGGACGATCACCGCCAACCTGCGCTTTGACGAGGGCCCGATCCGCGTCGCGGTCGGCGACGAGATCGTATCGACCGGCCGTCCGTACTTCGGCGTGATCATGGCCGACGACTGCCGCACCGGCTGTAACGCCGTCCTCCTTCCGGGCCGCAAGATCGGCCCGAACAGCATCGTCGGCCCGGGCGTCGTTCTGGATGCGGATCTGCCGCCCGGCATGATGGCGACGTTGGCCGGCGGCGCGTACACCCTGCGCGACAACCCGATCGACGTCAGCGCGCTGTCCCGCGCCGACCGGATGCGGGCCGTCGCCGGGTCGTAG
- a CDS encoding VWA domain-containing protein — MIRWALVTTTAAAVLAATGWVMLRPSALHADVIQPEQDTLDCRVTGRAILPRKLACPNDAVEVRFALDPVCGDGSDRGAIQHLLLRHDLPDGIVPFAGAEQTQAGPSQQNQWSMELSNEINAHVEVGHRVTALRPGVYDLGAATVEITDRQGKVWTSHLTPATLVVNPCGAEPERRPQALYLPLAMSPGCAPVARPTDLVLIVDRSASMGAGGLTGAIGRATRFLDQLDLTVDRMAVLGFDSQVEVLAPLTHDRAVVETALRTLTPRNGTRIDRALHAGVAHLEEGTPAGERRRALILITDGVQIGPGGEAPVLDAAREARRHGVTVIAIGVGPAPNWPLLRAIADNPPEGVAGLDGSRLDDALHNAVATVRCAR, encoded by the coding sequence GTGATCCGATGGGCGCTCGTCACCACCACGGCGGCGGCCGTCCTTGCGGCAACCGGCTGGGTGATGCTGCGCCCATCGGCGCTCCATGCGGATGTGATCCAACCGGAACAGGACACCCTGGACTGTCGCGTGACCGGCCGCGCGATCCTGCCGCGCAAGTTGGCGTGCCCGAACGATGCCGTCGAGGTCCGCTTCGCCCTCGACCCCGTTTGCGGGGACGGTTCCGACCGAGGCGCGATCCAGCACCTGCTGCTGCGCCACGATCTGCCCGACGGCATCGTCCCGTTTGCCGGCGCCGAGCAGACCCAGGCGGGTCCGAGCCAGCAGAACCAGTGGTCGATGGAGTTGTCGAACGAGATCAATGCGCACGTCGAGGTCGGACACCGCGTAACAGCGCTGCGCCCCGGCGTGTACGATCTGGGTGCTGCAACGGTCGAGATCACCGATCGCCAAGGGAAGGTGTGGACGTCGCACCTCACCCCGGCAACGCTCGTCGTCAACCCGTGCGGCGCGGAGCCCGAACGGAGGCCGCAAGCTCTCTACTTGCCGCTGGCGATGAGCCCCGGCTGCGCGCCGGTGGCACGGCCGACCGATCTGGTGCTCATCGTCGACCGTTCGGCCAGCATGGGCGCCGGCGGGCTGACGGGCGCGATCGGCCGGGCAACGCGTTTCCTCGATCAGCTGGACCTGACCGTCGACCGGATGGCCGTGCTGGGCTTCGACAGCCAGGTCGAGGTTCTGGCGCCGCTCACGCACGACCGAGCGGTTGTCGAAACGGCTCTCCGAACGCTCACCCCGCGCAACGGCACGCGGATCGATCGGGCCCTGCATGCGGGCGTCGCGCACCTCGAGGAAGGCACGCCGGCCGGCGAGCGCCGCCGGGCGCTGATCCTCATCACCGACGGCGTCCAGATCGGCCCCGGCGGCGAAGCGCCCGTCCTCGATGCTGCGCGCGAAGCGCGGCGCCATGGCGTGACGGTCATCGCCATCGGCGTCGGGCCTGCGCCCAACTGGCCGCTTCTCCGGGCGATCGCCGACAACCCGCCGGAAGGCGTCGCGGGTCTCGACGGCTCGCGGTTGGACGATGCCCTGCACAACGCGGTGGCCACGGTTCGCTGCGCCAGGTAG
- a CDS encoding sigma-70 family RNA polymerase sigma factor: MMAITLPNEAMTVAETGRLSPTEAETVYADLVRTQHRAIYNYVYRIVWDAAVAEDVTQDAYLRAYRALRRLPRDANFRAWLYRIATNAATDELRRRKRRPAELLGLAPSLRADGENEDERLRRLAIEGAMAAIASHHRVILNLFEFAELSAPEVAEALGIKPEAARKRRQRAREALAQALKGFDL; encoded by the coding sequence ATGATGGCGATTACCCTGCCGAACGAGGCGATGACCGTGGCGGAGACGGGTCGGTTGAGCCCCACTGAGGCTGAAACCGTCTACGCCGACTTGGTGCGCACCCAGCACCGGGCGATCTACAACTACGTCTATCGCATCGTTTGGGATGCGGCCGTGGCTGAAGACGTCACCCAGGATGCCTACCTGCGCGCCTACCGCGCGCTGCGGCGCCTGCCGCGCGATGCCAACTTCCGAGCGTGGCTCTACCGCATCGCCACGAACGCCGCGACGGACGAGCTTCGCCGTCGCAAGCGGCGACCCGCCGAGCTGCTCGGCCTCGCGCCGTCCCTTCGTGCCGACGGCGAGAACGAGGACGAGCGACTGCGGCGACTGGCGATCGAAGGGGCGATGGCCGCGATCGCATCGCATCATCGCGTCATCCTCAACCTGTTCGAGTTCGCCGAGCTCTCGGCGCCGGAAGTCGCCGAGGCACTCGGCATCAAGCCGGAAGCCGCCCGCAAGCGACGGCAGCGGGCGCGCGAAGCGTTGGCCCAGGCGCTCAAAGGGTTCGACCTGTGA
- a CDS encoding RNA polymerase sigma factor, with amino-acid sequence MQSDGLGVPSDTAQPDAEPSDAELIDRAKAGDATGFAGLYARHHLALYRTALAMTRHQARAEELVQEAFLRAYRHMGQVVLAPSASLRPWLQRILIHLVYDDAARRMHATVPLDTVQERVSAPLQVPTERRIEARELRRTIAAAIQQLPEKHRLVVVLFYLHDLDVGEIAETLGVPPGTVKSRLFYGRSRLRELLASEDPTAEGRVGAIGAVGAVGAAIG; translated from the coding sequence ATGCAATCCGATGGGTTGGGCGTTCCGTCCGATACGGCCCAGCCCGATGCCGAACCGTCCGATGCCGAGCTGATCGACCGTGCCAAGGCAGGCGATGCAACCGGGTTCGCCGGGCTGTACGCGCGCCACCACTTGGCTCTCTACCGCACCGCATTGGCGATGACGCGCCACCAGGCGCGGGCAGAGGAGCTCGTTCAGGAAGCGTTTCTGCGCGCCTACCGCCATATGGGGCAGGTCGTCTTGGCGCCGAGCGCATCGCTTCGGCCGTGGCTGCAGAGGATCCTGATCCACCTGGTCTACGACGACGCGGCACGACGAATGCACGCGACCGTGCCGCTCGACACGGTACAGGAGCGTGTCTCGGCACCCCTGCAAGTGCCGACCGAGCGTCGGATCGAGGCGCGCGAGCTGCGCCGCACGATCGCCGCCGCCATCCAACAGCTGCCCGAGAAGCACCGCCTCGTCGTCGTCCTGTTCTACCTGCATGATCTCGATGTCGGCGAGATTGCCGAGACGCTCGGCGTGCCGCCGGGAACCGTGAAGTCACGGCTGTTCTACGGCCGCTCTCGGCTACGGGAGCTCTTGGCGTCCGAGGACCCAACGGCCGAGGGGCGTGTCGGCGCGATCGGCGCGGTGGGCGCGGTGGGCGCGGCGATCGGATAG
- a CDS encoding RNA polymerase sigma factor yields the protein MATPSVSSGGGLAALRRPPACTRVTLGMNEPIIGDAELVARAACGDGMAFETLYRRHHVPLFRTALAMTGQANTAEDLLQDAFVRAYRHIGRVQLAEGASLRPWLHRIVVNLARDLAARREPTVTSDTDLERFAIGGPSLERAAERREVNRIVAEAVDKLPFDQRLVVVLFYTQDMDVEQIAATLGIPPGTVKSRLYYGRVRLRAALTEDVRLVASRAMEQVYSDGRG from the coding sequence GTGGCAACCCCGAGCGTGTCCAGTGGTGGTGGACTGGCCGCTTTGCGCCGGCCGCCAGCCTGTACTAGAGTGACGCTTGGGATGAATGAGCCCATCATCGGTGACGCTGAGTTGGTTGCGCGCGCGGCGTGTGGGGACGGCATGGCGTTCGAGACGCTCTATCGTCGCCACCACGTGCCGCTGTTCCGCACGGCGCTCGCCATGACCGGGCAGGCCAACACGGCCGAGGACTTGCTGCAGGACGCATTCGTGCGCGCCTACCGCCACATCGGTCGCGTGCAGCTCGCCGAGGGCGCATCGCTGCGGCCATGGCTGCACCGCATCGTCGTCAACCTGGCCCGAGATCTGGCCGCACGACGCGAGCCGACCGTCACCAGCGACACCGACCTCGAGCGCTTCGCGATCGGTGGGCCGTCGCTGGAACGTGCGGCCGAGCGGCGCGAAGTGAACCGGATCGTGGCCGAGGCAGTAGACAAACTACCGTTCGATCAACGGCTGGTGGTCGTGTTGTTCTATACGCAGGACATGGACGTGGAACAGATCGCGGCGACGCTCGGGATCCCGCCGGGGACCGTCAAGTCCCGGCTATACTACGGTCGGGTTCGCTTGCGCGCAGCGCTGACCGAGGACGTTCGGCTGGTGGCTTCGCGGGCGATGGAACAGGTGTACAGCGATGGACGAGGCTAG